The sequence below is a genomic window from Alistipes provencensis.
TTGAATCGGCGGTGCCGCCGACTATATTGATAATCCCTCCAAACCTCCCTTTGAAAAGGGAGGCTTTTGTTTATAGAAGATTTATCGGAAGGTTCGTCAATCGCCAATATTTATGTGAGGCGGGTCGACTCGACTCTCTTAAAGCCGCTTAGATTCGTGAATAATTGCTATATTGGGAAAAATCTGAAAAGACCTATGACTGAATATGTGCGAAATGCTTCGGATGACGGAGCTGTTAAGGCAGAAATCATCGCTTTGGAAAAGCAGGCTTTGGAGCGGTGGAACGACGGGGATCCCGATGGATTTATCGAACTTTCGGCTGACGATGTGGTCTACATGGACCCGGCTTTCGAGCATAAACTCGAAGGTAAAAAGGCGTTGGAGACTTATTATGACCAAGTCAGGGGGAAGATCAAGATAGACCGCTACGAAATGCTGGACCCTGTTGTACAGGTGTCTCCGGGCATTGCGGTCCTGACCTATAATTATGAGGCTTACCGGGACGGATGCGTGTTCCGGATGAACTGCACGGAAGTTTACCGATTGGATTCCTCCGGACCGTGGAGAATCATACACACGCATTGGTCCTTTTTTCAGCCCCACAAATAATCTGTTTTCGCATGATCGAAATCCCCGAATCGCAGACCGTAGCGCGGCAAATCCGTGAAACGCTGGCAGGCCGTACCATTACCGATGTGTTCAACGCTACGCATCCCCATAAGTTCACTTGGTATACGGGTGATCCGCTCGAATATCCGAATCTGCTGACCGGACGGAAGATCGTCGGGGCCGAGGGTTGCGGGGCGTTTATCGACGTGCTGTTGGACGATGACATCCATCTGGCCCTTTCGGACGGCGTGATCCTGCGGCTTTACGGGACCGGGGACCCGATTCCTGCGAAATACCAGTTGCTTCTCACCCTCGACGACGGACGCTTTCTGCTCCTGACGGTGGCGATGTACGGAGGGATCAACGCCTTTCGGGGCGAGCTGGACAATCCCTATTACCGGGGCGCCCGGACGAAATGTTCCCCGCTGGAGGAGCGTTTCGACGCCGGGTATTTCAGCCGGCTTCGGGCCGCGGCGAAACAGAACCTCTCGGCAAAGGCGTTTCTGGCCACGGAACAGCGGATTCCGGGGCTCGGGAACGGGGTTTTGCAGGATATCCTCTTTCGGGCGGGGATTCATCCCAAGCGCAAACTCGCCACGCTGGGGGATGCCGATGCGCAATGCCTTTTCGCTACGCTGAAAAGTGTGCTGCGGGAGATGACCGACCGTGGCGGGCGCGACACCGAGAAGGACCTTTTCGGGACCCCGGGCGGATATGCCGTGCAGCTCTCGCGCAACACCTGCGCGGAGCCGTGCCCGGTTTGCGGCGGACCGATCGTGAAGGAGGCCTATCTGGGCGGTGCCGTCTACTATTGTCCGCACTGTCAACCCCTGAAATAAAGCGCCGTTTACCGCTCTTCCGGAGAGTACCGCCAACTGTGCCAGCGGTTGTGCAGTCCGCAGTGCGGGCAGTAGAGCTTGTAGAGCCCTTTGCCGCATCGGTGGATGCGCAGGCTGCGGGTGTGGCACCGCGCGCAGCGCGAGGTGTTGAGCCTGCGTTCGTAACGTTGGAACAGCAGGATGTTGAACAGGCTCAGCAGGAGGCTGAGGCCTCCCGCGACGGTGCATTCCCGGAAAAATAGCGGGGCGAGGCAGGCGGTCAGCACGCCGAGCAGGATGACGAGGGCGATGCCCTGAATCGCTTCGTTGGGCAGGGAGCGGATGCGCCACATCGGGCGCGTGACGAGGATGCCCGCCGCTGCGGGCACAAAACAGACGATAAGGAGCTGGACGCAGGCTTGCATGGGTGTAGGTACGCCTGTCCCTCAGCGTTTGGGTGATTAAGTTGGGATTAAGTTCGGGGGAGGGTATAAAAAACGTGGGACAAGACTCTGATTTGCTTTCTGAGGCTCTGGAATAACCTGTGCAACCAAATACAGAATGAAGCCCACGTTGGAAACGTGAGCGTCAAACTTCATTCCTTGGTTGCTCTTTAAATTTTCCAGATTTTCAGAAAGCAAGGTACAAAGCTAACGCTTTTTATAGGTTTGCGCCGACGCTTTTCGTGCGGTTGCGGCGCTTTTTATCGTATTTCTGCGACTTTACGTTTTATTTCATCGGCGAATTCATTGATAAGTGACGTACAAATATACAAAAACATCCGGAAATTTCCGGATGTTTTGTAAAAATGCATAATGGTGAAGGCCTGGCCCGACGCTGTATTACTGCTGTGCGGCGGTGTAGGCGTTGGCTTTCTCCTTCATGACGGCTGCGCGCTTCTCGCTGTCGGGGTGCGAGGAGAACATCTTCTGCACCGTGGAGGCTTTGGCGCCTTTCGACAACTCGACCAGCTTATTCAGCGAGTTGGCCATGCCATAAGGGCTGAAGCCGTGCTTGACGGCGAACTCGAAGCCGTATTCGTCGGCGGCATACTCCTGCTTCTGCGAGAACTGCGCATCGGTGAAGGCCGTTACGACCTCGCCCAACTGCGAATCGCTGAGCTTGGCCAGCGTGCTGCCCTCGGCGGCTCCGGCGGCGTTGCGCGCTGCGGAGGCGAGGTAGGCGTTCTTCATCGCGTGTTTCGTGTCGGCATGTACCACATGGCCGATCTCGTGACCGATGATCGCCATCAGTTCGTCGTCGTCCATCAGGTCCATCAGGGCCGCGAAAACGCGTATCGAACCGTCGCCGCAGGCGAAGGCGTTGACATCGACCACGAGGTAGACCTTGAAGTTGAGCGGCAGGCCATCGACCTCGGTGATGTTTTCGGTAAGCCGTTTGAGGCGTGCGCCGTAGCTGGTCGAGTCGTCTGCCACGGGGTTGTGGGCATCCATCCACTCGACCGATTCGCGGCTCAGGCGGGCGATGTCGGCATCGCTGAGCGTGATGGCCTTGGCGACGTCCTTGCCGGCGCTGAGGAGCTTTCCGGTATTGAGTTTCTTACCTCCGATTTTGAGTTGCGCGGAGCTCTCCGCGGGAAAGGCCGCTGACAGAAGTACAGCGGCGCATAAAAGCATCAATTTCTTCATATCGGGTGTTGTTTTATTTGGCGTGCAAAGATAGGAAAAACATCCGTATTCCGAAACTATTTTTCGCGGAACATCCGTTTCACATCCCGCCAGTCGCCGTCGTTGGGGGCAGGTTCGACGCTCAGCAAGCGGCAGAGGATGAGGTAGATGTTCTGGTTCTGGAACGACTGCTGGCGGAATCCTTCGCGGAACGCGGGGCCCGAGCCGTAGAAGACCATGTGCATGTCGCGGTCGGCATTGTCGAAGCCGTGGTTGCCGCGTTTGCCCACCGGACGGTCTGCGGGCGAGTAGTCGAGCGTCCAGCCGGTCTCGGGGATCAGCACCAGATTCGTGAGACGCGACGGATGCTGGCCGTAGCGGAAGCGGCGGGGCATCTTATCCCGTTCCCATGCCTCGATGTGCCCCGTGGCGCGCAGTCGGCGAAGCGCCTCGGGAACATATTCCCTGCGGACCTCGATGCCGAACGGAGTTCCCGGGACGGTGCGGACGACCTGCGCGGAGTCGAGCAGGCCGTAGAGGTTCAGGTAACGTTCGGGCGAGAGTTCGGCCATGCCGTGGTCGGCGGTGACGATGAAGTTGATGCGGTCGAAGACCGGCGAACGGCGGATTTCGCGGAAGAAGTAGCGCAGCACGGAGTCGATGCGCTCGGCCTGCGCCACGGCTTCGGGCGATTCGGGACCGTAGGTGTGCATCGCGGCGTCGGGCTGTTCGAAGTACCACATCACCAAATCCGGTATCTCGGCTTCGGGACGCGTCATGGCGTCGATCACCCAGTCGGCACGCTCGTAGTAGGAGGGCTTCGACGAATAGCGGGTCCAGACCGTCGCCTGACGTCCGTTCACGGGAACGTCGCTGCCGGGCCACATGAAGATGTTGGCCGTGAGTCCCTGCCGTTCGACGGTGTTCCAGATCGGTTCGCCGCCCCAGAATCCCGGGATTTTGACATCTTCGGCATCGAAGACCGAGAGCCTGCGGCCCTGCATCTTGTCGAAAAAGGCGTTGTTGACCACGCCGTGGTGGTCGGGATGAAGCCCCGTGGCCATGGAGTAGTGGCTCGGGAAGGTGTTCGACGGGTAGACCGGAAAGACCTCGGCATAGGTGCCGACCCGCGCCAGCGAATCGAGCGTCGGGGTATGGCTGCGGTCCGCGAGGTCCCAGCGGAAAGCGTCCATCGAGAGGATGACGGCATATTGCTTCTCCCCGGGGGCTGCGGAAGCAGGGTAGCTGCCCGCATGGCGGGAGGCGGCGCAACCCGTAAGGGCGAGGAGCAGGAAAAGAAGGAGCGGTCGTTTCATGGGTCGGTGTATTTTATAGTATAAAGATACGAAAAGAAAAAGCGAGTTCAAAACCGGATTGCGTCTGGTCCGGCAAAACTTTCCGCCTTCCTAAAAGTGCCGTTACGGCACAAAAAAGCGTCCCCGGAAAACGGGGACGCTTCGAATCTTTTTCGGGAATTATCCCATGTAGCTTTTGATGTAGTGGTGGTGCGATCCCCAGCGCTCGAAAGCGGCGCGGTCGAGTTCCTCCCGAGCCGAGGGATGCGCCACGCTGATGAGCAGGCGGGCACGCTCCTGCAGGGTCTTGCCGTAGAGGTCCACG
It includes:
- a CDS encoding YybH family protein, encoding MTEYVRNASDDGAVKAEIIALEKQALERWNDGDPDGFIELSADDVVYMDPAFEHKLEGKKALETYYDQVRGKIKIDRYEMLDPVVQVSPGIAVLTYNYEAYRDGCVFRMNCTEVYRLDSSGPWRIIHTHWSFFQPHK
- a CDS encoding DNA-formamidopyrimidine glycosylase family protein; translated protein: MIEIPESQTVARQIRETLAGRTITDVFNATHPHKFTWYTGDPLEYPNLLTGRKIVGAEGCGAFIDVLLDDDIHLALSDGVILRLYGTGDPIPAKYQLLLTLDDGRFLLLTVAMYGGINAFRGELDNPYYRGARTKCSPLEERFDAGYFSRLRAAAKQNLSAKAFLATEQRIPGLGNGVLQDILFRAGIHPKRKLATLGDADAQCLFATLKSVLREMTDRGGRDTEKDLFGTPGGYAVQLSRNTCAEPCPVCGGPIVKEAYLGGAVYYCPHCQPLK
- a CDS encoding M48 family metallopeptidase, translated to MKKLMLLCAAVLLSAAFPAESSAQLKIGGKKLNTGKLLSAGKDVAKAITLSDADIARLSRESVEWMDAHNPVADDSTSYGARLKRLTENITEVDGLPLNFKVYLVVDVNAFACGDGSIRVFAALMDLMDDDELMAIIGHEIGHVVHADTKHAMKNAYLASAARNAAGAAEGSTLAKLSDSQLGEVVTAFTDAQFSQKQEYAADEYGFEFAVKHGFSPYGMANSLNKLVELSKGAKASTVQKMFSSHPDSEKRAAVMKEKANAYTAAQQ
- a CDS encoding alkaline phosphatase family protein; this translates as MKRPLLLFLLLALTGCAASRHAGSYPASAAPGEKQYAVILSMDAFRWDLADRSHTPTLDSLARVGTYAEVFPVYPSNTFPSHYSMATGLHPDHHGVVNNAFFDKMQGRRLSVFDAEDVKIPGFWGGEPIWNTVERQGLTANIFMWPGSDVPVNGRQATVWTRYSSKPSYYERADWVIDAMTRPEAEIPDLVMWYFEQPDAAMHTYGPESPEAVAQAERIDSVLRYFFREIRRSPVFDRINFIVTADHGMAELSPERYLNLYGLLDSAQVVRTVPGTPFGIEVRREYVPEALRRLRATGHIEAWERDKMPRRFRYGQHPSRLTNLVLIPETGWTLDYSPADRPVGKRGNHGFDNADRDMHMVFYGSGPAFREGFRQQSFQNQNIYLILCRLLSVEPAPNDGDWRDVKRMFREK